A part of Myxococcus landrumus genomic DNA contains:
- a CDS encoding non-ribosomal peptide synthetase, which produces MSAHESKPASPRVRRPPPVVVVRRDGPLPLSFAQRRMWFLSRMDPSGFAYNAPFFSRLSGPLDVAALERALNEVVRRHEALRTTFAEVEGEPVQCIAPDAPVVLEVRRLEGAEREREARRLAEEEARRPFDLSAGPMLRASLLRLDEEEHVLLLTLHHIACDGWSLSLLELELRALYGASVEGQEPKLPALKVQYADHAMWQREWLTGEVLEEQLAWWRGHLAGASPALELPVDRPRPPVQSARGAVLGVPFPAELMRTLEARCKQESVTPFMWLLASLQAVLSRHSGQRDVVVGTPISGRSRREVEGLIGFFANTLALRVDVEGSEPFHGLLKRVRQACLGAYQHQDVPFEKLVDALRPVRDLSRSPLFQVLLVLQNAPPLVRLSGVESRDLDFEPGVAKFDLTLFVRETPEGWMGLWEYSTALFDEATVRGLAGHYVAFLSGVLSNPALNVGQVQLLDEEERRKVLVEWSGRQVADRPVELVHRWVEAQVARTPDAVAVTDGRESLTYAQLEQRANQVAHHLLSLGLRPGSTMGLCLERSSLDVPVVVLAALKAGVTYLPLDPVYPPGRLAQMLEDVGAPVVLVHASLERALPEESAARRVRLEDEAARIATRSTEAPRWALTPELPCYVIFTSGSTGRPKGVTMSHRGVGTLVEWQSANTSARGARTLQFSSLSFDVSFQEMVCTWSEGGTLVLVSGATRQDPALLLAHMREHRVERLFLPYVALQALCERARHEAALPPLREVVTAGEALHVTPALVSFFERLSGCVLENQYGPTEGHVVTAWRARGAPSTWPALPPVGRPISLATVYVLDAWGAPCPVGVTGEVYVGARSLAHGYWGRTELTAERFVPDAFHRGEDGRRLYRTGDLARWLSDGNLEMQGRVDEQVKVRGFRVEPGEVEVALKDLPGVGDAAVVVRTSGRGDKQLVAFVVSTLAWDAEALKRQLGKRLPEYMVPAVLMRVDVLPLAPTGKVDRRALATMEVERGDEGAGYEAPCDALERMLAEVWGEVLGIAPVGVRDDFFALGGHSLLATRVVSRLRDLLGHDVPVRLLFETPTVRALAERVGALGGRSRLPELRREARREDTPLSFAQQRLWFLAQLDAGGHSYNLPFVVRLRGPVDVKALEQALVEVVRRHESLRTSFVEVDGEPVQRVSPDAALSLGVELLDGTEEVEEAVRRRVVREVQASFDVSRGPLLRATLLHTGDDGHVLMVVLHHLVADGWSLGVLSQELEALYGAALKGEVATLPELPVQYADYTLWQRGWLKGDVEAAQLAWWGEALKGAPPVLELPTDRPRPAVQTYRGASVPVCLPTELSESLRRLGRREGVTLYMTLLAAFQAFLARYSGQRDVVVGTPVSGRTAKETEALVGFFVNTLALRARPELEATFQSFLRQTKEAVLGAFAHQDVPFERWVEHLRPERDLSRSPLFQVLFTLQEATPLLSLPGVQASPWDFASTIAKFDLELLLVDAPGAGVEGQLIYNADLFEPTTAQRIAECFIELSRNLVASPDARLSSLSLLPEAERQRMLVEWNQTAVAFPRETCVHHLFEEQVALRPDAVALEFGEQRLSYRELDARANQLAWALRARGVEVDTLVAVCLERSVELIVALLGILKAGGAYVPLDSSYPARRLEQMLEDSAPRLLLTTRVLLEQLPGTHLPELMLLEDLRWEEWPSTASRMPVSGRNLAYVDFTSGSTGRPKGVAVEHRGVLRLLYGAPYARLGPEETFLLIAPISFDASTLEVWGPLCLGGRLVVFPPRSPSELDLLKDVLRRHSVTLLHLTAGLFSQMVELEMDGLKGVRQLLTGGDVVSAPHVRRVLEELRIPVTACYGPTESTLFTSTHRMTRVEDVGAAVPIGRPIGNTQVYVLDAGMEPVPVGVAGELFIGGDGLARGYLRQSDVTADRFIPNPFSAVPGERLYRTGDLARWRMDGVLEFLGRRDSQVKVRGYRIELAEVEAALLAHPWVKEGLVVARDGAGGKRLVAYYVEHTETSDAPGVKEWLKQRLPEFMVPSAFVKLEALPLTANGKVDRKALPSPEQDGVGGDEVQGPRSAMELLVARIWMPLLGVARVGVKDDFFALGGHSLLATRVVSRLREALGRDVPVRMLFEAPTLESLAERLEAMKATTLGTTRAPLLVRVPRSAGMPLSFAQRRLWFLGSLDAGGYSYNLPFVVRLRGGLDVAALEHAFTELVRRHEALRTTFAEVEGEPVQRIASPEAVRLQIVDARSGGPQAVATRQHVEALARESFDLTKGPLLRVTLLKEGEGEHVMVVVVHHIVADGWSMGVMAREVEELYGAYVKGGEGKLEELGLQYADYAVWQREWMKGEVLEEQLGWWRERLRGAPEVLEVPTDRARPAVQGYRGASVAVRMREELAEGLRELSRREGVTLYMTLLAGFQTLLARYSGQWDVVVGSPVSGRTVKEVEGLIGFFVNTMVVRTEAGGGLTFREMLGKVKESVLGALGHQEVPFEKLVEAMSPARDMSRAPLVQVAFGLNGPSRLPRLPGVSASEVEYEPGMAKFDLALSVREDAEALTSFWELNTDLFERETVERMAAHYQQLLEAAVQAPETQLSALPMAGHRDVPVKRAMTAPPLKKKERWAPEGFIAPRTALEELVADTWAPLLGMKRVGAEDHFFDQGGHSLLVMQVASRLREVLGRDIPVRMLFESPKLSELASHLEALVRGNPGPVRPALLPVSGVDVLPQSFAQQRLWFLDRLEPNSPLYNIALAMKLEGTLDVAALERAFNTVVRRHASLRTTFRQDEQGAVQCIHTQVSLPLTVVDLSELSGATRAQEVSRLVAEEGHRPFDLTKGPLLRVTLLKEGEGEHVMVVVVHHIVADGWSMGVMAREVEELYGAYVKGGEGKLEELGLQYADYAVWQREWMKGEVLEEQLGWWRERLRGAPEVLEVPTDRARPAVQGYRGASVAVRMREELAEGLRELSRREGVTLYMTLLAGFQTLLARYSGQWDVVVGSPVSGRTVKEVEGLIGFFVNTMVVRTEAGGGLTFREMLGKVKESVLGALGHQEVPFEKLVEAMSPARDMSRAPLVQVVFQLQNAYSGDLALTGLKQRQMDHGLRFAKVDLALSLQETSEGLEGELDFSSDLYDVATMARFSEHLVNLLEAAVAEPSSRLRDLPLLRESSRKLLLAHGGREAPFEGQCLHRMLEAQVARTPDAVAVVMDGQLLTYAELDRRARKLARVLRQWGVRPDVVVALCLAPSFDWVVAVFAILKAGGAYLPMDPEHPAERLAYMLDDAKVALLVSKSEEASSLAYSGATVLLDELGELAEVEGSEELAPEVTARNLAYVIYTSGSTGRPKGTLLEHRGAANLAEAFGPARGGIGPGERVLHFAPVSFDASVADLFPTLLSGATVILARREQMGPGRPLAELLVREQVTAVALPPSVLALLPVGDYPSLRVIVSVGEACNAELVARWSPGRLFVNGYGPTEGTVCATLAECVAGERPTIGVPMRNVVTRVMDEAGQLVPHGVWGELYLGGVGLARGYLGRPELTAERFVPDPYGVGGRLYRTGDVVRVLADGRHEYLRRADTQVKVRGVRVEPGEVSAALATLPGVRSAVSMGREDTPGDRRLVAYVVPTDDAALTADVLRVGLKRLLPEPWIPSAFVLLRELPLTPNGKPDWKALPAPESHRPELSGGYVAPQEGMEQLLALLVAEVLKLDRVGASDNFFDLGGNSLLLQMLQMKLEERLRRKVPLVLLLQYPSVRALAAQLGASEPEPQAPKAAAAAGDRREGLQRLARQRRQRPGSD; this is translated from the coding sequence ATGTCCGCGCATGAGTCGAAGCCCGCGAGTCCTCGTGTTCGCCGGCCCCCGCCGGTGGTGGTGGTTCGTCGGGACGGGCCCCTGCCGCTGTCCTTCGCGCAGCGGCGGATGTGGTTCCTCTCGCGGATGGACCCGTCGGGCTTCGCGTACAACGCGCCCTTCTTCTCGCGACTGAGCGGACCGCTGGATGTGGCGGCCTTGGAGCGGGCCCTCAACGAAGTGGTCCGCCGGCACGAGGCGCTGCGGACCACCTTCGCGGAGGTGGAGGGGGAGCCGGTGCAGTGCATCGCGCCGGACGCGCCAGTGGTGCTGGAGGTGCGGCGGCTGGAGGGCGCGGAGCGGGAGCGCGAGGCTCGGAGGTTGGCGGAGGAGGAGGCACGGCGTCCGTTCGACTTGAGTGCGGGGCCGATGCTGCGCGCGAGCCTCTTGCGGCTGGACGAAGAGGAGCACGTGTTGCTCCTGACGCTGCACCACATCGCGTGCGACGGCTGGTCGTTGTCGCTGCTGGAGCTGGAGCTGCGGGCGCTGTACGGGGCGTCCGTCGAAGGGCAGGAGCCCAAGCTCCCCGCGTTGAAGGTCCAGTACGCGGACCACGCGATGTGGCAGCGCGAGTGGCTGACGGGGGAGGTGTTGGAGGAGCAGCTCGCGTGGTGGCGGGGGCACCTGGCGGGAGCCTCGCCCGCGCTGGAGCTGCCGGTGGACCGTCCGAGGCCCCCGGTGCAGTCCGCGCGAGGCGCCGTGCTGGGCGTGCCGTTCCCCGCGGAGCTGATGCGGACATTGGAGGCGCGCTGCAAGCAGGAGTCGGTGACGCCGTTCATGTGGCTCCTGGCGAGCCTCCAGGCGGTGTTGTCGAGGCACAGCGGGCAGCGGGACGTGGTGGTGGGGACACCCATCTCGGGGCGCAGCCGGCGCGAGGTGGAGGGGCTCATCGGCTTCTTCGCCAACACGCTGGCGCTGCGCGTGGACGTGGAGGGGAGCGAGCCCTTCCATGGCCTGCTGAAGCGGGTGCGCCAGGCGTGTCTGGGGGCGTACCAGCACCAGGATGTGCCGTTCGAGAAGCTGGTGGATGCGCTGCGGCCGGTGCGCGACCTGAGCCGCTCGCCGCTGTTCCAGGTGTTGCTCGTGCTCCAGAACGCGCCGCCGCTGGTGCGGCTTTCGGGCGTGGAGTCGAGGGATTTGGACTTCGAGCCCGGCGTCGCCAAGTTCGACCTGACGCTCTTCGTGCGCGAGACGCCCGAGGGCTGGATGGGGCTCTGGGAGTACAGCACCGCGCTGTTCGACGAGGCGACGGTGCGCGGGCTGGCGGGCCACTATGTGGCGTTCCTGTCGGGTGTGTTGTCGAACCCCGCGTTGAACGTGGGACAGGTGCAGCTCCTCGACGAGGAGGAGCGGCGCAAGGTATTGGTGGAGTGGAGCGGGCGGCAGGTGGCGGATCGCCCGGTGGAGCTGGTGCACCGGTGGGTGGAAGCGCAGGTGGCGCGCACGCCCGACGCGGTGGCGGTGACGGATGGGCGCGAGTCGCTGACGTATGCGCAACTGGAGCAGCGGGCCAATCAGGTCGCGCACCATCTGCTGTCACTGGGGCTTCGTCCCGGGAGCACGATGGGGTTGTGCCTGGAGCGAAGCAGCCTGGACGTTCCGGTGGTGGTGCTCGCGGCGTTGAAGGCGGGGGTGACGTACCTGCCGCTGGACCCGGTGTATCCGCCGGGGCGGTTGGCGCAGATGCTCGAGGACGTGGGCGCGCCCGTGGTGCTGGTCCACGCGTCGCTGGAGCGCGCGCTGCCCGAGGAGAGCGCGGCCCGCAGGGTGCGACTTGAGGACGAGGCCGCGCGAATCGCGACGCGGTCCACGGAGGCACCACGCTGGGCGCTGACTCCGGAGCTGCCGTGCTACGTCATCTTCACGTCGGGGAGCACGGGGCGGCCCAAGGGCGTGACGATGTCCCATCGGGGCGTGGGCACGCTGGTGGAGTGGCAGTCCGCGAACACGTCGGCGCGGGGGGCGAGGACGCTCCAGTTCTCCTCGCTGAGCTTCGATGTGTCGTTCCAGGAGATGGTCTGCACGTGGAGCGAGGGCGGCACGCTGGTGCTCGTCTCGGGGGCGACGCGACAGGACCCCGCGCTGTTGCTGGCGCACATGCGGGAGCACCGCGTGGAGCGGCTCTTCCTCCCGTACGTCGCGCTCCAGGCGCTGTGTGAGCGGGCCCGGCATGAGGCCGCGCTGCCGCCGTTGCGAGAGGTGGTGACGGCGGGCGAGGCGCTGCATGTGACGCCCGCGCTGGTGTCGTTCTTCGAGCGGCTGTCCGGGTGCGTGCTGGAGAATCAGTACGGCCCGACGGAAGGACACGTGGTGACGGCCTGGCGGGCGCGAGGGGCTCCCTCGACGTGGCCGGCGCTGCCGCCCGTGGGCAGGCCCATCTCGCTCGCGACGGTGTACGTGCTGGATGCGTGGGGTGCGCCGTGTCCGGTGGGCGTGACGGGAGAGGTGTACGTGGGGGCGCGGAGCCTCGCGCATGGCTACTGGGGCCGCACGGAGTTGACGGCGGAGCGCTTCGTTCCAGATGCCTTTCACCGAGGAGAAGACGGGCGGCGGCTGTACCGAACCGGAGACCTGGCGCGGTGGTTGTCGGATGGAAACCTGGAGATGCAGGGCCGGGTGGATGAGCAGGTGAAGGTGCGCGGCTTCCGAGTGGAGCCGGGTGAAGTCGAGGTGGCACTGAAGGACCTGCCCGGCGTGGGCGACGCGGCCGTGGTGGTGAGGACGTCGGGGCGAGGGGACAAGCAGTTGGTGGCGTTCGTGGTGTCCACCCTCGCGTGGGATGCGGAGGCGTTGAAGCGTCAGCTCGGGAAGCGGCTGCCGGAGTACATGGTGCCCGCGGTGCTGATGCGCGTGGACGTGTTGCCGCTGGCACCCACGGGCAAGGTGGACCGGCGCGCGCTGGCGACGATGGAGGTCGAGCGCGGCGACGAGGGGGCCGGCTACGAAGCGCCGTGTGATGCGCTGGAGCGGATGCTGGCGGAGGTCTGGGGCGAGGTGCTGGGCATCGCTCCCGTGGGCGTGCGGGATGATTTCTTCGCGCTGGGAGGACACTCGCTGCTGGCCACGCGAGTGGTGTCCCGGCTGAGGGACTTGCTGGGGCACGACGTCCCCGTGCGCTTGTTGTTCGAGACGCCCACGGTGCGCGCGTTGGCGGAGCGCGTGGGTGCGCTGGGCGGACGCTCGAGGCTCCCGGAGTTGAGGCGAGAGGCTCGGCGCGAGGACACGCCGCTGTCCTTCGCGCAGCAGCGCCTGTGGTTCCTGGCGCAGCTCGATGCGGGGGGGCATTCGTACAACCTGCCGTTTGTCGTCCGTCTCCGGGGGCCGGTGGATGTGAAGGCCCTGGAGCAAGCCCTCGTGGAAGTAGTGCGGCGGCATGAGTCGCTGCGCACGAGCTTCGTGGAGGTGGACGGCGAGCCCGTGCAGCGCGTGAGCCCGGATGCGGCGTTGTCGCTGGGCGTGGAGCTGCTGGACGGGACGGAGGAGGTCGAGGAGGCGGTGCGGCGGCGGGTGGTGCGCGAAGTCCAGGCGTCGTTCGACGTGTCGCGAGGACCCCTGCTGCGCGCAACCTTGTTGCACACGGGAGACGACGGCCACGTGTTGATGGTGGTGTTGCACCACCTGGTGGCGGATGGCTGGTCGTTGGGGGTGCTCAGCCAGGAGCTGGAAGCCCTGTACGGAGCGGCATTGAAGGGGGAGGTCGCGACCCTCCCGGAGCTGCCCGTGCAGTACGCCGACTACACGCTCTGGCAGCGAGGCTGGTTGAAGGGCGACGTGGAGGCCGCGCAGCTCGCGTGGTGGGGCGAAGCGCTGAAGGGAGCGCCGCCCGTGTTGGAGTTGCCCACGGACCGGCCGAGGCCCGCGGTCCAGACGTACCGAGGCGCCAGTGTGCCGGTGTGTCTGCCGACAGAGCTGAGCGAGTCCTTGCGGCGGCTGGGCCGACGGGAAGGCGTGACGCTGTACATGACGCTGTTGGCGGCGTTCCAGGCGTTCCTGGCGCGCTACAGCGGGCAAAGGGATGTGGTGGTGGGGACGCCCGTCTCGGGACGGACCGCGAAGGAGACAGAAGCGCTGGTGGGCTTCTTCGTGAACACGCTGGCCCTGCGAGCGCGCCCGGAGCTGGAGGCGACGTTCCAGTCATTCCTGCGTCAGACGAAGGAGGCGGTGCTCGGAGCATTCGCGCACCAGGATGTGCCCTTCGAGCGATGGGTGGAGCACCTGCGTCCGGAGCGGGACCTGAGCCGCTCACCGTTGTTCCAAGTGCTCTTCACGTTGCAGGAGGCCACGCCGCTGCTGTCGCTCCCTGGCGTCCAGGCGAGCCCTTGGGACTTCGCGAGCACCATCGCCAAGTTCGACCTCGAGCTGCTGCTGGTCGATGCGCCGGGAGCGGGTGTCGAGGGCCAGCTCATCTACAACGCCGACCTGTTCGAGCCCACCACCGCCCAGCGCATCGCGGAGTGCTTCATCGAGCTGTCGCGCAACCTCGTTGCAAGTCCGGACGCACGGCTGTCGTCGTTGTCGCTCCTGCCCGAGGCCGAGCGTCAGCGGATGTTGGTTGAGTGGAACCAGACGGCGGTAGCGTTCCCGAGAGAGACATGTGTCCACCACCTCTTCGAGGAGCAGGTGGCGCTGCGTCCGGACGCGGTGGCGCTGGAGTTCGGTGAGCAGCGGTTGAGCTACCGGGAGCTGGATGCTCGGGCGAACCAGTTGGCCTGGGCGCTGCGGGCGCGAGGCGTGGAGGTGGACACGCTGGTGGCGGTGTGCCTGGAGCGCTCGGTGGAGCTCATCGTGGCGTTGCTGGGCATCCTCAAGGCGGGGGGCGCCTACGTCCCGCTGGACTCCAGCTATCCGGCGCGGCGGTTGGAGCAGATGTTGGAGGACTCGGCACCCAGGCTGCTGCTCACGACGCGGGTGTTGTTGGAGCAACTGCCCGGGACGCACCTGCCCGAGCTGATGTTGCTGGAGGACCTGCGGTGGGAGGAGTGGCCCTCGACGGCATCGAGGATGCCCGTGTCGGGGCGGAACCTGGCGTACGTGGACTTCACGTCCGGGAGCACGGGGCGTCCCAAGGGCGTGGCTGTCGAGCATCGCGGTGTCCTGCGCCTGTTGTACGGCGCGCCCTACGCGCGACTGGGGCCGGAGGAGACGTTCCTGCTCATCGCGCCCATCTCCTTCGATGCGTCGACGTTGGAGGTCTGGGGACCGCTATGCCTGGGAGGCCGGCTGGTGGTCTTCCCGCCGCGCTCGCCCAGTGAGCTGGACCTGTTGAAGGACGTGCTGCGTCGCCACTCGGTGACCTTGCTGCACCTGACGGCGGGGTTGTTCAGCCAGATGGTGGAGCTGGAGATGGACGGGCTGAAGGGCGTGCGCCAGCTCCTGACGGGGGGCGACGTCGTGTCTGCTCCTCACGTGAGGCGCGTGTTGGAGGAGCTGCGGATTCCGGTGACGGCCTGCTACGGGCCGACGGAGAGCACGCTGTTCACGTCAACCCACCGCATGACGCGAGTGGAGGACGTCGGGGCGGCGGTGCCCATTGGCCGCCCGATTGGAAACACGCAGGTGTACGTGTTGGACGCGGGCATGGAGCCGGTGCCGGTGGGCGTAGCGGGTGAGTTGTTCATCGGTGGCGATGGCCTCGCGCGGGGCTACCTGCGCCAGTCGGATGTGACGGCGGACCGCTTCATCCCGAATCCCTTCAGTGCGGTGCCGGGGGAGCGGCTCTATCGCACGGGGGACCTCGCGCGCTGGCGAATGGACGGCGTGCTGGAGTTCCTGGGGCGGCGCGACAGCCAGGTGAAGGTGCGCGGCTATCGCATCGAGCTGGCCGAGGTGGAGGCGGCGCTGCTCGCGCATCCCTGGGTGAAGGAAGGGCTGGTGGTGGCGAGGGACGGGGCGGGAGGCAAGCGGCTGGTCGCGTACTACGTGGAGCACACGGAGACGTCCGACGCGCCGGGCGTGAAGGAGTGGCTGAAGCAGCGGCTCCCTGAGTTCATGGTGCCTTCGGCGTTCGTGAAGTTGGAGGCGTTGCCGCTGACGGCGAATGGGAAGGTGGACCGCAAGGCCCTGCCGTCGCCGGAGCAGGACGGAGTGGGTGGAGACGAGGTGCAGGGGCCTCGGAGCGCCATGGAGTTGTTGGTGGCGCGCATCTGGATGCCGCTGCTGGGTGTGGCGCGCGTGGGCGTGAAGGACGACTTCTTCGCGTTGGGTGGGCACTCGCTGTTGGCGACGCGAGTGGTGTCTCGACTGAGGGAGGCGCTAGGCCGCGATGTTCCGGTGCGGATGTTGTTCGAGGCGCCCACGCTGGAGTCCCTGGCCGAGCGACTGGAAGCGATGAAGGCGACGACGCTCGGGACGACGCGGGCGCCCTTGCTGGTGCGAGTGCCGCGAAGCGCGGGGATGCCGCTGTCCTTCGCGCAACGTCGGCTGTGGTTCCTCGGGAGCCTGGATGCGGGGGGCTATTCGTACAACCTGCCCTTCGTCGTCCGACTGCGAGGTGGGTTGGACGTGGCCGCGCTGGAGCATGCGTTCACGGAGTTGGTGCGGCGACATGAAGCCCTGCGCACGACGTTCGCCGAAGTCGAGGGTGAACCCGTGCAGCGCATCGCCTCACCGGAAGCAGTGCGGTTGCAGATCGTGGATGCGAGGAGTGGAGGGCCACAGGCTGTCGCCACGCGGCAGCACGTCGAGGCCCTGGCGCGAGAGTCCTTCGATTTGACGAAGGGGCCGCTGCTGAGGGTGACGTTGTTGAAGGAGGGGGAGGGGGAACACGTGATGGTGGTGGTGGTGCACCACATCGTGGCGGACGGGTGGTCGATGGGGGTGATGGCGAGGGAGGTGGAGGAGCTGTACGGGGCGTACGTGAAGGGAGGGGAGGGGAAGCTGGAGGAGCTGGGGTTGCAGTACGCGGACTACGCGGTGTGGCAGCGGGAGTGGATGAAGGGGGAGGTGCTGGAGGAGCAGTTGGGGTGGTGGAGGGAGAGGTTGAGGGGAGCGCCGGAGGTGCTGGAGGTGCCGACGGACCGTGCGAGGCCGGCGGTGCAGGGGTACCGAGGGGCGAGTGTGGCGGTGAGGATGAGGGAGGAGTTGGCGGAGGGGTTGAGGGAGCTGAGCCGGCGAGAAGGCGTGACGCTGTACATGACGCTGCTGGCGGGATTCCAGACGCTGCTGGCGAGGTACAGCGGGCAGTGGGACGTGGTGGTGGGGTCACCGGTGTCGGGGAGGACGGTGAAGGAGGTGGAGGGGCTGATTGGGTTCTTCGTGAACACGATGGTGGTGAGGACGGAGGCGGGGGGAGGGCTGACGTTCCGGGAGATGTTGGGGAAGGTGAAGGAGTCGGTGCTGGGAGCGCTGGGCCACCAGGAGGTGCCGTTCGAGAAGCTGGTGGAGGCGATGAGTCCGGCGCGGGACATGAGCCGCGCTCCGCTGGTCCAGGTCGCGTTTGGCTTGAATGGGCCGTCGCGGTTGCCTCGGTTGCCGGGCGTGAGCGCGTCGGAGGTGGAGTACGAGCCGGGCATGGCGAAGTTCGACCTCGCGTTGTCGGTGCGCGAGGACGCCGAGGCCCTGACGAGCTTCTGGGAACTCAACACGGACCTGTTCGAGCGGGAGACCGTGGAGCGCATGGCGGCGCACTACCAGCAGTTGCTGGAGGCCGCGGTGCAAGCGCCCGAGACGCAGTTGAGTGCGCTCCCCATGGCGGGGCATCGGGATGTGCCCGTGAAGCGCGCCATGACGGCTCCGCCTTTGAAGAAGAAGGAGCGGTGGGCGCCGGAAGGCTTCATCGCCCCGAGGACCGCGCTCGAAGAGCTGGTGGCGGACACGTGGGCTCCGTTGTTGGGGATGAAGCGGGTCGGCGCGGAGGACCACTTCTTCGACCAGGGTGGGCACTCGCTGCTGGTGATGCAGGTGGCCTCTCGACTGCGCGAGGTGCTGGGGCGAGACATCCCGGTGCGAATGCTCTTCGAGTCGCCCAAGTTGTCCGAGCTGGCCAGCCATCTCGAAGCCCTGGTGCGAGGGAACCCAGGCCCCGTGCGTCCGGCGCTGCTCCCTGTGTCGGGTGTGGACGTGTTGCCGCAGTCGTTCGCACAGCAGCGCTTGTGGTTCCTGGACCGGCTGGAGCCGAACAGCCCGCTCTACAACATCGCCCTGGCGATGAAGCTGGAGGGAACGCTCGATGTGGCGGCGCTGGAGCGGGCCTTCAACACCGTGGTCCGTCGTCACGCGTCGCTGCGGACGACGTTCCGACAGGACGAGCAGGGCGCGGTGCAGTGCATCCACACGCAGGTCTCGCTGCCGTTGACGGTGGTGGACCTGAGTGAGCTTTCAGGCGCGACCCGGGCACAAGAGGTGTCACGGCTCGTCGCGGAGGAAGGTCATCGGCCCTTCGATTTGACGAAGGGGCCGCTGCTGAGGGTGACGTTGTTGAAGGAGGGGGAGGGGGAACACGTGATGGTGGTGGTGGTGCACCACATCGTGGCGGACGGGTGGTCGATGGGGGTGATGGCGAGGGAGGTGGAGGAGCTGTACGGGGCGTACGTGAAGGGAGGGGAGGGGAAGCTGGAGGAGCTGGGGTTGCAGTACGCGGACTACGCGGTGTGGCAGCGGGAGTGGATGAAGGGGGAGGTGCTGGAGGAGCAGTTGGGGTGGTGGAGGGAGAGGTTGAGGGGAGCGCCGGAGGTGCTGGAGGTGCCGACGGACCGTGCGAGGCCGGCGGTGCAGGGGTACCGAGGGGCGAGTGTGGCGGTGAGGATGAGGGAGGAGCTGGCGGAGGGGTTGAGGGAGCTGAGCCGGCGAGAAGGCGTGACGCTGTACATGACGCTGCTGGCGGGATTCCAGACGCTGCTGGCGAGGTACAGCGGGCAGTGGGACGTGGTGGTGGGGTCACCGGTGTCGGGGAGGACGGTGAAGGAGGTGGAGGGGCTGATTGGGTTCTTCGTGAACACGATGGTGGTGAGGACGGAGGCGGGGGGAGGGCTGACGTTCCGGGAGATGTTGGGGAAGGTGAAGGAGTCGGTGCTGGGAGCGCTGGGCCACCAGGAGGTGCCGTTCGAGAAGCTGGTGGAGGCGATGAGTCCGGCGCGAGACATGAGCCGCGCTCCGCTGGTCCAGGTGGTGTTCCAGCTTCAGAACGCCTACTCGGGAGACCTCGCGTTGACGGGGCTCAAGCAGCGGCAGATGGACCACGGGCTCCGGTTCGCGAAGGTCGACCTCGCCTTGAGCCTCCAGGAGACGTCCGAGGGATTGGAGGGCGAGCTCGACTTCAGCAGTGACTTGTATGACGTGGCCACGATGGCTCGCTTCAGCGAGCACCTGGTGAACCTGTTGGAGGCCGCGGTAGCGGAGCCGTCGAGCCGGCTGCGCGACCTGCCGCTGTTGAGAGAGTCGTCGAGAAAGCTGCTGCTGGCCCACGGTGGCCGTGAGGCCCCTTTCGAGGGCCAGTGCCTCCACCGCATGCTCGAAGCGCAGGTCGCGAGGACCCCCGACGCGGTCGCGGTGGTGATGGACGGGCAGTTACTCACGTATGCGGAGCTGGACCGGAGGGCTCGCAAGCTGGCCCGGGTTCTGCGCCAGTGGGGAGTGCGGCCCGACGTGGTGGTGGCGTTGTGCCTGGCGCCGAGCTTCGATTGGGTCGTGGCGGTGTTCGCCATCCTCAAGGCCGGTGGCGCCTACCTGCCGATGGACCCGGAGCACCCCGCCGAGCGGCTCGCGTACATGTTGGATGACGCGAAGGTGGCGCTCCTGGTGTCGAAGTCGGAGGAGGCGTCTTCGCTCGCGTACTCAGGCGCAACCGTGTTGCTGGATGAGCTCGGTGAGCTGGCGGAGGTGGAGGGCTCGGAGGAGCTGGCGCCGGAAGTCACCGCTCGGAACCTGGCGTACGTCATCTACACGTCCGGGAGCACGGGCCGTCCGAAGGGGACGCTGCTGGAGCACCGGGGCGCGGCCAATCTGGCCGAGGCCTTTGGTCCAGCACGTGGCGGCATCGGGCCCGGAGAGCGGGTGTTGCACTTCGCGCCGGTGAGCTTCGATGCCTCGGTGGCGGACCTCTTCCCCACGTTGTTGAGCGGCGCGACGGTGATTCTGGCGCGTCGTGAGCAGATGGGGCCCGGAAGGCCGCTGGCCGAGCTGCTCGTCCGGGAGCAGGTCACCGCGGTGGCCTTGCCGCCGTCGGTCCTGGCGCTGCTGCCCGTGGGGGACTATCCGTCGCTGCGAGTCATCGTCTCCGTGGGCGAGGCGTGCAATGCCGAGCTGGTGGCGCGGTGGAGTCCAGGCCGGCTCTTCGTGAATGGCTACGGCCCGACGGAAGGGACGGTGTGCGCGACGTTGGCGGAGTGCGTGGCGGGAGAGCGGCCCACGATTGGCGTGCCCATGCGCAACGTCGTGACGCGGGTGATGGATGAAGCGGGGCAGTTGGTGCCGCACGGTGTCTGGGGAGAGCTGTACCTGGGCGGCGTGGGGTTGGCGCGAGGCTATCTGGGCCGGCCCGAGCTGACGGCGGAGCGCTTCGTCCCGGACCCGTATGGCGTGGGGGGACGGCTGTATCGAACGGGCGATGTGGTTCGAGTGCTCGCGGACGGCCGGCACGAGTACCTGCGACGCGCTGACACACAGGTGAAGGTGCGCGGTGTCCGTGTCGAGCCGGGCGAAGTGAGCGCGGCGCTCGCGACGCTGCCGGGTGTCCGCTCCGCGGTGTCGATGGGCCGGGAGGACACTCCGGGAGATCGCCGGCTGGTGGCGTATGTCGTCCCGACGGACGACGCGGCGCTGACGGCGGATGTGCTGCGAGTGGGGTTGAAGCGCCTGTTGCCGGAGCCGTGGATTCCGTCGGCCTTCGTGCTGTTGCGTGAGCTGCCCCTCACGCCCAATGGGAAGCCGGACTGGAAGGCACTGCCCGCGCCGGAGTCACATCGCCCCGAGCTGAGCGGTGGCTATGTCGCGCCTCAGGAGGGAATGGAGCAGCTCCTCGCGCTGCTCGTGGCGGAGGTCCTGAAGCTGGACCGCGTGGGGGCTTCGGACAACTTCTTCGACCTGGGCGGGAACTCGCTCCTGTTGCAGATGCTCCAGATGAAGCTGGAGGAGCGGCTGCGGCGCAAGGTGCCCCTGGTGTTGTTGCTCCAGTACCCCTCGGTGCGTGCGCTCGCGGCGCAGCTTGGCGCTTCGGAGCCGGAGCCTCAGGCACCGAAGGCCGCTGCTGCTGCTGGAGACCGGCGCGAGGGACTCCAGCGCCTCGCCCGGCAGCGCCGTCAGCGTCCGGGCTCCGACTAG